A single genomic interval of Spirosoma linguale DSM 74 harbors:
- a CDS encoding TonB-dependent receptor (PFAM: TonB-dependent receptor; TonB-dependent receptor plug~KEGG: pag:PLES_50951 haem/haemoglobin uptake outer membrane receptor PhuR precursor) → MKRLLGLILGLLPFWTSAQTLLVRDKTTLQSIENVEVRRLSPGASQPIFTDRSGQADASALTGTDNVVFRRVGYQTVRYSMEQLRTLNFTVLMAEKQLAINEVVVAASRTTESLLKVAQPIRVFTRNELRFLNQPTMAEVLQQSGQVLVQKSQLGGGSPILRGFEANKVLMVVDGVRMNNAIFRGGHLQNILTIDNAAVERMEVALGPGSVVYGSDALGGVIYVQTLSPKLSVSENTAVNANGFVRYGSAMNEKTAHADWNLGFRKWALTTSVTGSDFGDLRQGKQRNADMGQLGLRPFFAGFENNTDVKITNPDPLVQTPSGYKQIDLLQKVLFQPNERTQHLLNVQFSTSSDIPRYDRLTEVDAKGNPSHAQWYYGPQKRLLTSYGLTKQFTSGIADELKLIAAYQSIEESRHNRRFGNYGLQHRTENVNVWTLNADLKKKLADSHTLRYGLEGTYNTVQSTAYRQNVQTGKIDPLDTRYPDGGANTQSLAGYVSGTLDVSTRSTLTYGARYAYNRLYAKFNDKTFFPFPFNDITQQSGAVTGSLGWVTRLQGEWQLATSVSSGYRVPNVDDLAKVFESVAGNLIVPNPNLKPERTYTFDAGVRKQIAERVSFEAEGFYTIYNNAINTQPGMLNGQSQIDYNGRSSRIVTQVNSQQARLFGFNAQLSADLTQSLTVFGTVTYTKGRIRTDSVGYPLDHIPPLYGKGGIRLTIRQFRAEANVLFNGWKRLKDYNLVGEDNIVYATSQGMPAWQTVNLRTSYQVNRNLQMQASLENILDRNYRVFASGISAPGRNLILTLRGTL, encoded by the coding sequence ATGAAACGGCTTTTAGGTTTAATTCTCGGTTTATTGCCTTTTTGGACATCTGCTCAGACGCTATTGGTGCGTGATAAAACTACGCTTCAATCCATTGAGAATGTGGAGGTCAGAAGACTGTCGCCGGGGGCATCACAGCCGATTTTTACAGACCGTTCAGGTCAGGCAGATGCATCAGCGCTAACCGGTACCGACAACGTTGTTTTCCGCCGGGTGGGTTACCAGACCGTTCGGTATTCAATGGAGCAGCTTCGGACGCTGAATTTTACCGTGCTGATGGCCGAAAAGCAACTGGCAATCAATGAGGTCGTCGTGGCCGCTAGCCGTACTACCGAGTCGCTTTTGAAAGTGGCTCAGCCTATTCGGGTCTTTACCCGGAATGAGCTGCGCTTTCTGAATCAGCCAACCATGGCCGAGGTGTTGCAGCAAAGTGGTCAGGTACTGGTTCAGAAGAGCCAATTGGGTGGTGGTAGCCCGATTCTTCGTGGTTTTGAAGCCAATAAAGTGCTGATGGTTGTCGACGGCGTTCGGATGAACAATGCCATCTTTCGGGGAGGGCACCTTCAGAATATCCTGACCATCGACAATGCCGCTGTCGAACGGATGGAAGTCGCGCTGGGGCCAGGATCGGTGGTGTACGGCAGCGATGCGCTGGGCGGTGTTATCTATGTACAGACTTTATCGCCCAAACTGAGCGTGTCCGAAAACACGGCCGTCAACGCCAATGGCTTTGTTCGATACGGCAGTGCCATGAACGAAAAAACCGCTCACGCCGACTGGAACCTTGGCTTTCGGAAGTGGGCGTTGACAACCAGCGTAACCGGTTCGGACTTTGGTGATCTCCGGCAGGGAAAACAGCGGAACGCCGATATGGGACAACTGGGTTTACGGCCCTTCTTCGCAGGGTTTGAAAACAATACGGATGTGAAGATCACCAATCCTGACCCGCTGGTTCAGACACCGTCGGGCTATAAACAGATCGATCTATTGCAAAAAGTGTTGTTTCAGCCGAATGAACGGACGCAGCATTTGCTGAACGTTCAGTTTTCGACCAGCAGTGATATTCCGCGCTACGACCGGCTCACGGAAGTCGACGCAAAAGGGAATCCGAGCCATGCTCAGTGGTATTATGGGCCGCAGAAACGCCTGTTAACATCGTACGGTCTGACCAAACAGTTTACTTCCGGTATAGCCGATGAACTCAAATTGATTGCCGCTTACCAGTCAATAGAAGAAAGTCGGCATAACCGTCGCTTCGGAAATTACGGATTGCAGCACCGAACGGAAAACGTGAATGTCTGGACGCTGAACGCCGATTTGAAAAAGAAACTAGCCGACTCGCATACCCTGCGCTACGGCCTGGAGGGAACCTACAACACCGTTCAGTCGACGGCGTACCGACAAAATGTACAGACCGGAAAAATAGACCCGCTGGACACGCGCTACCCCGATGGCGGAGCCAATACCCAGTCGTTGGCGGGGTATGTGTCGGGAACGCTGGACGTGAGCACTCGTTCCACACTGACCTATGGCGCCCGCTATGCCTATAATCGATTGTACGCGAAATTCAATGACAAAACATTCTTCCCGTTTCCGTTCAATGATATCACCCAGCAGTCGGGTGCCGTTACGGGTAGTCTTGGTTGGGTAACGCGCCTGCAGGGAGAGTGGCAACTGGCCACGTCGGTTTCGTCGGGGTATCGCGTGCCGAATGTGGATGATCTGGCCAAAGTGTTCGAGTCGGTGGCCGGAAATCTGATCGTTCCCAATCCCAATCTGAAACCGGAGCGCACCTACACCTTCGATGCCGGTGTTCGCAAGCAGATTGCCGAACGCGTTTCGTTCGAAGCAGAAGGCTTTTATACGATCTACAATAATGCTATCAACACCCAGCCGGGCATGTTAAACGGACAATCCCAAATCGACTACAACGGTCGCAGCAGTCGGATCGTTACCCAGGTCAATTCGCAGCAGGCGCGGTTATTCGGGTTCAACGCGCAGCTTTCGGCCGATCTGACTCAGTCGCTTACCGTGTTCGGCACCGTAACCTATACAAAAGGCCGTATCCGGACCGACTCCGTGGGCTACCCCCTCGACCACATTCCACCGCTGTATGGCAAAGGCGGCATCCGGCTAACGATCAGACAATTTCGGGCTGAGGCCAATGTTCTATTTAATGGATGGAAACGGTTGAAGGATTACAATCTGGTAGGGGAGGATAACATCGTGTACGCAACATCACAGGGTATGCCCGCCTGGCAAACGGTTAATCTCAGAACCAGCTATCAGGTGAATCGCAACTTGCAGATGCAGGCCTCGCTGGAAAATATTCTGGATCGAAACTATCGCGTTTTTGCATCGGGAATCAGCGCGCCCGGCCGGAATCTAATACTCACCTTGCGGGGAACGCTATAA
- a CDS encoding glycosyl hydrolase BNR repeat-containing protein (PFAM: glycosyl hydrolase BNR repeat-containing protein~KEGG: amc:MADE_01526 glycosyl hydrolase, BNR repeat- containing protein), producing MKYFAFYFLAISCSLVLSNPLWAQPATKPDTAINPVFKGMAWRNIGPTRGGRSLGSAGSPSRKQEYYFGAVGGGLWKTTDGGQSWAPVTDGQLTSSSVGAVAVAESNPDVVYIGTGETQLRGNIMQGDGVYKSTNAGKTWTNIGLRNTQAIARVRIHPTNPDIVYVAALGHPYGPNEERGIFRTTDGGKSWKKVLYKSDKAGGIDLIIDRTNPNVLYASLWQVYRKPWKMWGGGGDSGLFKSTDGGETWTELTRKPGMPKGTVGKIGVTVSPVDPNRVWAIVEAEDGGVYRSDDAGMTWKHVNDERKLRQRAFYYSRIYADPLDKNGVYCLNVDFFKSSDGGVKFNKSLKVPHGDNHDLWIDPADSTRMITSNDGGAAVSVNGGKTWTDENFPTAQLYHITATNDFPYHVAGAQQDNTTVAVASEGWGNQMARSNSIKKSEWTYEVGGGESGYIAQDPKNPNIFYAGSQGALLTRYDRTTGQTRDVQVYPRFFSGEPASALPERWQWTYPIVFSPKDPNRLYVCSQHVWVSTNEGQSWDKISPDLTLADTATLGKSGGVITMDMNGPEIYATVFALAPSYHDVNTIWAGSDDGLIHITRDHGKSWQKITPPDMPKHTRVSIIEASRHKPGTAYVAAKRYQMDDRTPYLWKTDDYGKTWKKIITGLRADDYAHAIREDITRPGLLYAGMEHGVWVSFNDGENWQPMQLKLPDTQISDIQVTEKDIVIGTHGRSIYVLDDVAPVREFTPDLAKKAVHLFKPYYAVRRVQPAVFQYYLAKKADSVKIEILNAAGTLIQSFTGNKPSYPKDDEDDDDSGKPKIKLPTTAAGLNRYEWDLRYPGATYFKGMIMWGARPTSGPLALPGQYQVRLTVGDQTFTQPFEIKLDPRLKGVSQADVQEQFKMAMKLRDETSKANDAVIQIRAVKEKLAKQPDSPTNKKLKEQLNIIEENLYQIRNQSGQDPLNFPIKLNNRLAALWRSIESGDAKPTNGSYKVYEELTADLNKQLAELDTLLKTKTAKNIGM from the coding sequence ATGAAGTATTTCGCCTTTTACTTTCTGGCAATTAGTTGCAGTCTGGTACTCAGCAACCCGCTTTGGGCTCAGCCAGCAACGAAGCCCGATACGGCCATCAACCCCGTTTTTAAAGGCATGGCCTGGCGCAACATCGGCCCAACCCGGGGTGGCCGGTCGCTGGGGTCTGCGGGGTCGCCGAGCCGCAAACAGGAATATTATTTCGGAGCCGTTGGCGGTGGCTTATGGAAAACTACCGATGGCGGCCAAAGCTGGGCACCCGTTACGGATGGTCAGTTGACAAGTTCGTCTGTAGGGGCCGTTGCGGTTGCTGAATCCAATCCCGATGTGGTCTATATCGGTACAGGCGAAACACAGCTTCGCGGTAACATCATGCAGGGCGATGGAGTGTACAAATCGACCAATGCCGGGAAAACCTGGACCAACATTGGGTTGAGAAACACCCAGGCCATTGCCCGTGTCAGGATTCACCCCACCAACCCTGATATTGTTTACGTGGCTGCTCTGGGACACCCCTACGGCCCTAACGAAGAGCGGGGCATTTTCCGGACCACCGATGGCGGTAAATCCTGGAAGAAAGTCCTCTACAAAAGCGATAAGGCCGGTGGTATCGACCTGATCATCGACCGAACCAATCCCAATGTACTCTATGCCTCTCTCTGGCAGGTGTACCGCAAACCCTGGAAAATGTGGGGGGGCGGGGGTGACTCCGGCCTGTTCAAATCGACGGACGGGGGCGAAACCTGGACCGAGCTGACCCGTAAACCAGGCATGCCTAAAGGAACCGTCGGTAAAATTGGCGTGACCGTTTCGCCCGTCGACCCCAACCGGGTGTGGGCCATCGTCGAGGCCGAAGACGGGGGCGTATACCGCTCCGACGACGCCGGGATGACCTGGAAACACGTCAACGACGAGCGCAAGCTTCGCCAGCGGGCGTTTTATTACTCCCGAATTTATGCTGATCCCCTCGACAAAAACGGCGTTTACTGCCTGAATGTCGACTTTTTCAAATCGTCGGATGGTGGGGTAAAGTTCAATAAATCGTTAAAAGTACCGCACGGCGATAACCACGACTTGTGGATCGACCCGGCCGATTCGACCCGAATGATTACGTCCAATGACGGCGGTGCGGCTGTTTCGGTCAACGGCGGTAAAACCTGGACGGATGAAAACTTCCCGACCGCGCAACTTTATCACATTACAGCTACCAACGATTTCCCCTACCATGTAGCCGGTGCCCAACAGGACAACACCACCGTAGCCGTAGCCAGCGAAGGCTGGGGGAATCAGATGGCCCGCAGTAATTCCATCAAAAAGAGCGAATGGACTTACGAAGTGGGTGGTGGCGAAAGCGGCTACATTGCCCAGGACCCCAAGAACCCGAACATCTTTTACGCGGGCAGCCAGGGTGCATTACTTACCCGCTACGACCGCACGACGGGCCAAACCCGCGATGTGCAGGTGTACCCGCGTTTCTTCTCCGGCGAACCCGCCAGTGCTCTGCCCGAACGCTGGCAGTGGACGTACCCGATTGTTTTTTCGCCCAAAGACCCGAACCGGCTTTACGTTTGTTCACAGCACGTATGGGTATCGACCAACGAGGGACAAAGCTGGGATAAAATCAGCCCCGACCTTACCCTGGCCGACACGGCTACGCTGGGGAAAAGCGGTGGTGTCATTACGATGGACATGAACGGCCCGGAGATTTACGCGACCGTTTTTGCACTGGCTCCCTCCTACCACGACGTGAACACCATCTGGGCGGGCTCCGACGACGGGCTGATTCACATCACCCGCGACCACGGCAAGAGCTGGCAGAAAATCACCCCGCCGGATATGCCCAAACATACCCGCGTGAGTATTATCGAAGCGTCGCGGCACAAACCCGGCACGGCCTATGTAGCGGCCAAACGCTACCAGATGGACGACCGCACGCCCTATCTCTGGAAAACGGATGATTACGGGAAGACCTGGAAAAAGATCATTACTGGATTACGTGCGGACGATTACGCCCATGCCATTCGCGAAGACATCACGCGTCCCGGCCTGCTCTACGCCGGTATGGAACATGGCGTTTGGGTTTCCTTCAACGACGGCGAGAACTGGCAGCCCATGCAACTGAAACTGCCCGATACCCAAATCTCAGACATTCAGGTAACGGAGAAAGACATTGTCATTGGTACGCACGGCCGGTCGATCTACGTGCTGGACGATGTAGCTCCCGTTCGGGAGTTTACGCCCGATCTGGCCAAGAAGGCTGTTCACCTCTTCAAGCCCTACTATGCTGTTCGTCGGGTACAGCCAGCCGTCTTCCAGTACTATCTGGCGAAGAAAGCGGACAGTGTGAAAATTGAGATTCTTAATGCCGCCGGAACGCTGATTCAGTCGTTTACGGGCAACAAACCCTCTTACCCTAAAGATGATGAGGATGACGACGATTCAGGGAAACCCAAAATCAAACTACCCACCACGGCCGCTGGTCTGAACCGCTACGAGTGGGACCTGCGCTACCCCGGTGCCACTTATTTCAAAGGGATGATCATGTGGGGAGCCCGGCCTACGTCCGGACCACTGGCGTTGCCCGGTCAGTATCAAGTGCGGTTAACCGTAGGCGATCAAACGTTCACTCAACCCTTCGAGATTAAGCTTGACCCACGACTGAAGGGCGTCTCCCAAGCCGATGTGCAGGAGCAATTCAAGATGGCGATGAAACTGCGGGACGAGACGAGCAAAGCCAACGACGCGGTGATTCAGATTCGGGCGGTGAAGGAGAAGCTGGCCAAACAACCCGACAGCCCTACCAATAAAAAGCTGAAAGAGCAGTTGAACATCATCGAAGAAAACCTCTATCAGATTCGGAATCAAAGTGGTCAGGACCCGCTGAACTTCCCGATCAAGCTCAACAACCGGCTGGCGGCTCTCTGGCGCAGCATTGAATCCGGCGATGCCAAACCGACCAACGGCTCTTACAAAGTTTACGAGGAACTCACCGCCGACCTAAACAAGCAACTAGCCGAACTGGATACGCTGCTCAAAACGAAAACGGCAAAAAATATTGGTATGTGA